The genomic DNA TACTTATACTTATGAAGATGGAGATATATATGTAGGAGAATggaaaaatgataaaagaCACGGTAAAGGAtgtgtaaaatataaaggtaatgaaaataaaatagctGAAACTTATGAAGGAGATTGGGTAGATGGGAAAATGCAAGGTAGAGGTACTTATTTTTTTGCTGATGGTGGTATATATGAAGGTGATTGGATTGATGGGAAAATGGAAGGTAAAggtatatacaaatatttaaatggaaataaatatgaaggGGAATGGTTTAATGATATGAAAAATGGATATGGAACACTTACATATGTTAATGGAGAATTATATGAAGGTTATTGGAAAAATGATAAAGTTCATGGGAAAGGTACTTTAACTTATAGTAAAggagataaatatataggtGAATGGAAATATGCTAAAAAATGTGGTGAAGGAGAATTAATCTATGCTTCAGGTGATAAATTTAAAGGACAATGGAAAAATGATAAAGCTAATGGTTATGGTatccttttatataataatggaaataaatatgaaggaGAATGGTTAGATGATCATAGACATGGTATAGGCACATTCACATGTAAAGAAGATGGTTCTATCTATTCTGGACTTTTTCAATTTAATAGAAAACATGGAAAAGGTACTTTAACATTTGTTAATGGACACATACTTCAAGGAATATGGAATGCAGGTGTACTAGAAAAGGTAATAAATTTTCAATTAAACCCATCTTCTCCCTGGAACGACCCCGACATGTAATCTTAAATTAAGGAAacaacaaaaagaaaaaaatgaagtatatatgtatgtatatatatatatatatatatatatatatatgtatgtatgtatgtatgtatgtatttattttattttcccaTTCATTTGCCCCTAAAAccatattaattatttcataataatttaatatatattataataatacaaatgaacATTTGATAAATGTTCAAAATTTTGTAATCCTCGTAAAATTTGTCAAATTTGTAATTATTTAactaattattttattaattttttattgtttcgttttatatataacatactTTATGTTTTActtcttattttttagacttttttttttttttttttcaacgtgttttaatttttttattatctatttAAATTtccgttttttttttttttttttaatatatataatatatatatatatatatatatatatatatatatattttattttgtttaccTTTTcaattttcttatatatatattttttttttttttttttttttttttttttttttttcttgtgttaaaatttattaaattcctTGAGccttttatttaatattaatattaataataatgaaaaaggaagaaagaaaaaatgggAAATTCCATGTCCTCATTTACccttattaaataattaaataaatataataaatatatctatccctaaaaaaaattgtaaaaaaaaaaaaaaatgaaataaatggtgatcataattatttatatcccTTAGGAAATATTTAAGGAAAGGAGGAAATATTCTAcgcatattatatatatgtatatatattatatatgtatattaccAGTATTATTTcttgtgaaaaaaaaaattagggGGAAAATCATATTGCTAAGGTAAAATTATTGCTAACTGTTATATATCATACCCCcctaaatatacataatatatatatatatatatatatatatatatatatatatatatatatatatatttatatatatatatatatttatatttttttatttatttataatttttaaatataataattatttaatatttaaatatctataatataattttgtatatttttataaatatagaaaataaaaaataatgtgtttttttgttatttcgcataattttcaaaatgatatattaaaacatatataagtGTATATGTGTAGGCTAAACACATTTTTCTATCTctctcaaaaaaaaaaaaaatatatatatatatatatataaatatttatatgtatattttttcttttttttttccttatatatattgttatacccacttaaatattattatcgtTGTAATGTGttaatttgatatatatatatataagcttccttattattttacttttttttttttttttttttttttttctattccTAACCTCAATTAAAATTGACCGTGAAACACTCCACTGAGgagttgtatatatattatatacacatataaatataaatacatatatataaatatatacatataaatatatacatatatatatatatatatatatccatattattaatattatatataatatgtaaaagATGGCTAGCTGTAGTGGAAatgttaatttttcattaagCGGAAAAGAGAAGCGTATAGGTTTAGAATCCGTTTTAGAAATTGCATTTGATGAATTAATTTCagaattcaaaaaaaagtttCTACAAAAAGTAATAAGAGTattagaagaagaaaaatataatgacaaTTTAGATATTATGAATGAAA from Plasmodium sp. gorilla clade G2 genome assembly, chromosome: 10 includes the following:
- a CDS encoding MORN repeat-containing protein 1, with the protein product MTEVTHCYNGNIKDGLFHGFGILIYSQHEKYEGDFVYGKREGKGKFTYADGATYEGEWVDDKIHGKGTANFVSGNIYEGEWENGKINGYGILCYNNGDKYEGEWLDGKMHGRGTYTYEDGDIYVGEWKNDKRHGKGCVKYKGNENKIAETYEGDWVDGKMQGRGTYFFADGGIYEGDWIDGKMEGKGIYKYLNGNKYEGEWFNDMKNGYGTLTYVNGELYEGYWKNDKVHGKGTLTYSKGDKYIGEWKYAKKCGEGELIYASGDKFKGQWKNDKANGYGILLYNNGNKYEGEWLDDHRHGIGTFTCKEDGSIYSGLFQFNRKHGKGTLTFVNGHILQGIWNAGVLEKVINFQLNPSSPWNDPDM